In Elusimicrobiota bacterium, the following are encoded in one genomic region:
- the tuf gene encoding elongation factor Tu (EF-Tu; promotes GTP-dependent binding of aminoacyl-tRNA to the A-site of ribosomes during protein biosynthesis; when the tRNA anticodon matches the mRNA codon, GTP hydrolysis results; the inactive EF-Tu-GDP leaves the ribosome and release of GDP is promoted by elongation factor Ts; many prokaryotes have two copies of the gene encoding EF-Tu), with product LPQGTEMVMPGDNTNMEVELITPIAMDKQLRFAIREGGHTVGSGVVTEIIE from the coding sequence ACTTCCGCAAGGGACTGAGATGGTAATGCCCGGAGACAACACGAATATGGAAGTAGAGTTGATAACGCCGATAGCAATGGACAAACAGCTGAGGTTTGCAATACGAGAAGGTGGACATACCGTTGGTTCTGGGGTTGTGACAGAGATCATAGAGTAA
- the rpsJ gene encoding 30S ribosomal protein S10 — translation MATAEKAVAAQRLRIKLRSYDHKMLDDSLAKIVETARRTGASVTGPVLLPTAIKKYTVNRATHADKKSREQFEMRVHKRLVDIVEPSQKTVEELMKLDLPAGVDIEIKM, via the coding sequence ATGGCGACAGCGGAAAAAGCAGTAGCAGCACAGCGGTTAAGAATCAAGCTTCGTTCGTACGACCACAAGATGTTGGACGATTCGTTGGCTAAAATTGTTGAAACTGCGCGGCGTACAGGCGCAAGTGTTACGGGCCCCGTACTTTTGCCTACGGCAATAAAGAAATATACGGTGAACCGCGCAACACATGCAGACAAAAAATCGCGAGAGCAGTTTGAAATGAGAGTGCATAAGCGTCTAGTGGACATAGTAGAACCGTCGCAAAAGACGGTTGAAGAGCTTATGAAGCTGGATTTGCCGGCGGGTGTTGACATAGAAATTAAGATGTAG
- the rplC gene encoding 50S ribosomal protein L3, giving the protein MKSIIGTKMGMTQLFDKSGNIVPVTVVSAGPCIVTEIRTKEKDGYSAVQLGYGDVLEKSLSKPIIGQFKKRNLALKKHLYEFRTEEVADLKVGQEIKTDVFQEADFVDVSGVSKGRGYAGVVKRYGFRGGPSTHGQSDRQRAPGASGAGGNQRVLKGTKKPGHLGDGLITIQRLQIIGIDPEKNILLVKGALPGTVKGTLIINKTVKKVKARSAETAQKTKKKFTAPSKAAKANK; this is encoded by the coding sequence TTGAAATCAATTATTGGAACAAAAATGGGGATGACACAGCTTTTTGATAAATCAGGGAATATAGTACCTGTGACCGTTGTGTCTGCCGGCCCATGTATAGTAACTGAAATCAGAACAAAAGAAAAAGACGGATATTCGGCTGTGCAATTAGGTTACGGCGATGTTTTGGAAAAAAGTCTTTCAAAACCGATAATCGGCCAATTTAAAAAACGTAATTTAGCTTTAAAAAAACATCTTTATGAATTTAGAACTGAAGAAGTAGCTGATTTAAAAGTAGGGCAAGAAATCAAAACAGATGTTTTTCAAGAGGCCGATTTTGTTGATGTTTCAGGGGTAAGTAAAGGCAGAGGATATGCCGGCGTTGTAAAACGGTATGGTTTCCGTGGCGGGCCGAGTACACACGGCCAATCTGATCGTCAAAGAGCTCCGGGAGCAAGCGGCGCGGGCGGAAATCAAAGGGTGCTTAAAGGAACAAAAAAACCCGGGCATTTGGGCGATGGATTGATTACAATACAACGCCTGCAAATTATCGGCATTGATCCTGAAAAAAATATTCTTTTAGTAAAGGGAGCGCTTCCCGGAACCGTAAAGGGAACTTTAATAATAAACAAGACAGTGAAAAAAGTCAAAGCGCGCAGTGCGGAGACGGCGCAAAAAACTAAGAAAAAATTTACGGCTCCGTCAAAAGCAGCAAAGGCGAATAAATAA